In Notamacropus eugenii isolate mMacEug1 chromosome 1, mMacEug1.pri_v2, whole genome shotgun sequence, one genomic interval encodes:
- the POLR3K gene encoding DNA-directed RNA polymerase III subunit RPC10 isoform X2: MGTCTLELPPDKILTVFDEFTINFHGIVSGLDLVYLLDPKYLPRQNIKLDPPSNLQSNVSSRGCIISWDPPIEELYKSLSYELALRQLGEAWERARHKDHISGVTAATIEAFEFSPDLTYEARMRCRLGSEEIGKPLDEKEEDFRYRSQWSEWSPVLQFQSPSSLGVSSPPQDGPINTIIIFSVFFFLISLPYILFKLFPRRGPDLISWEPSSEGRGPWRGGSLPEMNSWGSYSRSRFLNSPASR; the protein is encoded by the exons ATGGGCACCTGCACACTAGAACTCCCACCAGACAAAATACTAACAGTGTTTGATGAGTTCACCATCAATTTCCATGGCATTGTATCTGGACTGGACCTGGTATATCTGTTGGACCCCAAGTATCTGCCCAGACAGAACA TCAAGCTCGATCCTCCCTCCAACCTGCAAAGCAATGTCAGTTCTAGAGGCTGCATCATTTCCTGGGACCCTCCGATTGAAGAGCTGTACAAATCCCTCAGTTATGAATTGGCCTTGAGGCAGCTCGGGGAAGCCTGGGAG CGGGCGAGACACAAAGATCACATTTCCGGGGTGACTGCAGCCACCATCGAAGCCTTCGAGTTTAGCCCTGACTTGACCTATGAGGCCCGGATGCGCTGTCGTCTGGGCTCCGAGGAAATCGGTAAACCCTTggatgaaaaggaagaagatttCAGATATAGGAGCCAATGGAGTGAGTGGAGTCCAGTCCTGCAGTTCCAGTCTCCCAGCTCTCTAG gtgtctcctccccaccccaagatggcccCATCAACACAATCATCATTTTCTCCGTCTTCTTTTTCCTGATCAGCCTGCCTTACATCCTTTTCAAGCTGTTTCCCAG ACGTGGGCCAGATCTGATCTCCTGGGAGCCCAGCTCAGAAGGCAGGGGGCCGTGGAGAGGAGGGTCTTTACCAGAGATGAACTCTTGGGGCTCATATTCCAGGAGTCGGTTTCTCAACTCACCTGCTTCCCGATGA
- the POLR3K gene encoding DNA-directed RNA polymerase III subunit RPC10 isoform X1 yields the protein MGTCTLELPPDKILTVFDEFTINFHGIVSGLDLVYLLDPKYLPRQNIKLDPPSNLQSNVSSRGCIISWDPPIEELYKSLSYELALRQLGEAWERARHKDHISGVTAATIEAFEFSPDLTYEARMRCRLGSEEIGKPLDEKEEDFRYRSQWSEWSPVLQFQSPSSLGVSSPPQDGPINTIIIFSVFFFLISLPYILFKLFPRVKKTFYQNVPSPEAFFRPLYTVHNGNFQTWARSDLLGAQLRRQGAVERRVFTRDELLGLIFQESVSQLTCFPMKPKRVDAMEEEDPCKTRGPPEEATQREPESKYLSVEELEMWRLPGVMIDRDGDRSDAQGHLDFPGANQASSLVMRCPLISLKQEGQTLESCSPGNSEYCTLSGTEMPQALAPAGELQGPMTSVGQ from the exons ATGGGCACCTGCACACTAGAACTCCCACCAGACAAAATACTAACAGTGTTTGATGAGTTCACCATCAATTTCCATGGCATTGTATCTGGACTGGACCTGGTATATCTGTTGGACCCCAAGTATCTGCCCAGACAGAACA TCAAGCTCGATCCTCCCTCCAACCTGCAAAGCAATGTCAGTTCTAGAGGCTGCATCATTTCCTGGGACCCTCCGATTGAAGAGCTGTACAAATCCCTCAGTTATGAATTGGCCTTGAGGCAGCTCGGGGAAGCCTGGGAG CGGGCGAGACACAAAGATCACATTTCCGGGGTGACTGCAGCCACCATCGAAGCCTTCGAGTTTAGCCCTGACTTGACCTATGAGGCCCGGATGCGCTGTCGTCTGGGCTCCGAGGAAATCGGTAAACCCTTggatgaaaaggaagaagatttCAGATATAGGAGCCAATGGAGTGAGTGGAGTCCAGTCCTGCAGTTCCAGTCTCCCAGCTCTCTAG gtgtctcctccccaccccaagatggcccCATCAACACAATCATCATTTTCTCCGTCTTCTTTTTCCTGATCAGCCTGCCTTACATCCTTTTCAAGCTGTTTCCCAG AGTGAAGAAAACCTTCTACCAGAATGTACCCTCACCTGAAGCTTTCTTCAGGCCCCTCTACACTGTACACAATGGAAACTTCCAG ACGTGGGCCAGATCTGATCTCCTGGGAGCCCAGCTCAGAAGGCAGGGGGCCGTGGAGAGGAGGGTCTTTACCAGAGATGAACTCTTGGGGCTCATATTCCAGGAGTCGGTTTCTCAACTCACCTGCTTCCCGATGAAGCCCAAGAGGGTAGATGCCATGGAAGAGGAAGATCCTTGCAAGACCAGAGGACCTCCTGAGGAGGCAACCCAGAGGGAACCAGAGTCTAAGTACCTCAGTGTTGAAGAACTGGAGATGTGGCGGCTGCCTGGGGTGATGATAGACAGGGATGGTGACAGGAGTGATGCTCAGGGCCATCTAGACTTCCCTGGAGCCAACCAGGCTAGTTCATTAGTTATGAGATGCCCTCTCATTTCCCTGAAGCAAGAGGGCCAGACCCTGGAGAGCTGCTCCCCTGGCAATAGTGAATACTGTACCCTGAGTGGCACTGAGATGCCCCAGGCCTTGGCACCTGCTGGAGAGCTGCAGGGCCCAATGACCAGTGTGGGTCAGTGA